A region of Streptomyces sp. TG1A-60 DNA encodes the following proteins:
- a CDS encoding maleylpyruvate isomerase family mycothiol-dependent enzyme — MSLHPTLQPYADAWTHSVDAISELVTPLVEGEWNRRTPCPGWSVRDVVSHVIGLDCEMLGDPRPIHTLPRDLYHVRTEHQRYMEMQVDARRHHTAPEMTSELEYTIIRRNRQLRNESRQPDHKVRGPLGTELTLEQAMRNRAFDVWVHEQDLRAALGQPGNLDSPGAYVVRDELLSVLPKVIAEDAQAPRSSAVVLDVHGPVEFIRTVRVDIQGRGTLETSPALGPAATLTLDWETYVRLACGRVTADLVADRIKGEGDPQLIAAILHVFAVTV, encoded by the coding sequence GTGAGTCTGCATCCCACACTTCAGCCCTACGCCGACGCCTGGACCCACTCCGTGGACGCGATATCCGAGCTGGTGACGCCGCTCGTGGAGGGCGAGTGGAACCGGCGGACGCCATGCCCCGGCTGGTCGGTTCGCGATGTGGTCTCCCATGTCATCGGCCTGGACTGCGAGATGCTCGGCGACCCGCGTCCGATCCACACCCTCCCGCGCGACCTGTACCACGTACGGACCGAGCACCAGCGGTACATGGAGATGCAGGTCGACGCCCGCCGGCACCACACCGCGCCGGAGATGACCTCCGAGCTGGAGTACACGATCATCCGGCGCAACCGCCAGCTGCGGAACGAGTCACGGCAGCCGGACCACAAGGTGCGTGGCCCGCTCGGCACGGAGCTGACCCTCGAACAAGCCATGCGCAACCGCGCGTTCGACGTGTGGGTCCACGAGCAGGATCTGCGCGCCGCGCTGGGGCAGCCGGGCAACCTGGACTCGCCGGGCGCGTACGTCGTCCGCGACGAGCTGCTCTCCGTCCTGCCGAAGGTCATCGCCGAGGACGCGCAGGCACCGCGCAGTTCGGCCGTCGTCCTCGACGTGCACGGCCCCGTGGAGTTCATCCGCACCGTCCGCGTCGACATCCAGGGCCGCGGCACCCTGGAGACCTCCCCCGCCCTCGGCCCCGCCGCCACCCTCACCCTCGACTGGGAGACCTACGTCCGCCTCGCCTGCGGCCGTGTGACCGCCGACCTGGTCGCCGACCGCATCAAGGGCGAGGGCGACCCACAGCTGATCGCGGCGATCCTGCACGTGTTCGCGGTCACCGTGTGA
- a CDS encoding LURP-one-related family protein translates to MRFLVRDRLLGIGDDYWIEDEHGRKAFLVDGKAMRLRDTFELKDTQGRVLIDIRQKMFALRDTMVVERDGEPLATVRRKHLSLLRNHYRVSLVDGTELDVSGKILDREFVVEHDGELLAHISRRWLRVRETYGLDVVRDDADPALLIAVAVCVIHLAEKERDDD, encoded by the coding sequence ATGAGATTCCTCGTACGCGACCGGCTCCTCGGCATCGGTGACGACTACTGGATCGAGGACGAGCACGGCCGGAAGGCCTTCCTCGTCGACGGCAAGGCCATGCGGCTGCGGGACACCTTCGAGCTGAAGGACACCCAGGGGCGCGTCCTGATCGACATCAGGCAGAAGATGTTCGCGCTGCGCGACACCATGGTGGTCGAACGGGACGGCGAGCCCCTGGCCACCGTCCGTCGTAAGCACCTGTCCCTGCTCCGCAACCACTACCGGGTGTCGCTGGTGGACGGCACCGAGCTCGACGTGAGCGGCAAGATCCTCGACCGTGAGTTCGTCGTCGAGCACGACGGAGAACTCCTCGCGCACATCTCCCGCCGTTGGCTGCGGGTCCGCGAGACCTACGGCCTCGACGTCGTACGCGACGACGCGGACCCGGCCCTGCTGATCGCCGTGGCGGTGTGCGTGATCCACCTGGCGGAGAAGGAGAGGGACGACGACTGA
- a CDS encoding DUF6458 family protein: MGLGGCIILIAVGAILTFATDWDMQGVNLDLVGIIFMIVGLIGVATFSSIAKRRRVLVPPSTPVVDDRHHRDGYGGM; the protein is encoded by the coding sequence ATGGGCCTGGGCGGGTGCATCATTCTGATCGCCGTGGGGGCCATCCTCACGTTCGCCACCGACTGGGACATGCAAGGGGTCAACCTCGACCTGGTCGGCATCATCTTCATGATCGTCGGTCTGATCGGCGTCGCCACCTTCAGCAGCATCGCCAAGCGGAGGCGGGTCCTGGTGCCGCCCTCGACTCCGGTCGTCGACGACCGGCACCACCGCGACGGGTACGGCGGCATGTGA
- a CDS encoding M18 family aminopeptidase has translation MRTPPRFDRGHTDDLMTFLSSSPSPYHAVASAAERLEKAGFRQVAETDAWDGTLGGRYVLRGGAIIAWYVPEGATPHTPFRIVGAHTDSPNLRVKPRPDSGAHGWRQVAVEVYGGPLLNSWLDRDLGLSGRLSLRDGTSRLVNVDRPLLRVPQLAIHLDRSVASDGLKLDKQRHLQPVWGLGDDVRDGDLIAFLEEESGLPSGEVTGWDLMTHSVEAPAYLGRDKELLAGPRMDNLLSVHAGTAALAAVATTGDGLPRIPVLAAFDHEENGSQSDTGADGPLLGSVLERSVFARGGSYEDRARAFAGTVCLSSDTGHAVHPNYAERHDPTHHPRADAGPILKVNVNNRYATDGSGRAVFTAACEKAGVPFQTFVSNNSMPCGTTIGPITAARHGIRTVDIGVAILSMHSARELCGAKDPYLLANALTAFLEG, from the coding sequence ATGCGCACACCCCCACGCTTCGATCGCGGCCACACCGACGACCTCATGACCTTCCTGTCGAGCAGCCCGTCCCCGTACCACGCGGTGGCGAGCGCCGCGGAGCGGCTGGAGAAGGCCGGCTTCCGACAGGTCGCGGAGACGGACGCGTGGGACGGCACGCTGGGCGGCAGGTACGTACTGCGCGGCGGCGCGATCATCGCCTGGTACGTGCCTGAGGGGGCCACACCGCACACCCCCTTCCGCATCGTCGGCGCGCACACCGACTCCCCCAACCTGCGCGTGAAGCCGCGCCCCGACAGCGGTGCGCACGGCTGGCGCCAGGTCGCCGTCGAGGTCTACGGCGGCCCGCTGCTCAACTCCTGGCTCGACCGCGACCTCGGCCTCTCCGGCCGCCTGTCCCTGCGCGACGGCACCAGCCGCCTCGTCAACGTCGACAGACCCCTCCTCCGTGTCCCCCAACTCGCCATCCACCTCGACCGCTCGGTCGCCTCCGACGGCCTCAAGCTCGACAAGCAGCGTCATCTCCAGCCCGTCTGGGGCCTGGGCGACGACGTCCGCGACGGCGACCTGATCGCCTTCCTGGAGGAGGAGTCGGGCCTCCCCTCGGGCGAGGTCACCGGCTGGGACCTGATGACCCACTCCGTCGAGGCCCCCGCGTACCTGGGCCGCGACAAGGAACTGCTCGCCGGTCCCCGCATGGACAACCTCCTCTCCGTGCACGCCGGTACGGCGGCACTCGCCGCGGTCGCCACCACCGGTGACGGCCTCCCCCGCATTCCCGTCCTCGCGGCCTTCGACCACGAGGAGAACGGCTCCCAGTCGGACACCGGCGCGGACGGCCCGCTGCTCGGCTCCGTGCTGGAGCGCTCGGTCTTCGCCCGCGGCGGCTCGTACGAGGACCGGGCCCGCGCCTTCGCCGGCACGGTCTGCCTCTCCTCCGACACCGGTCACGCCGTCCACCCCAACTACGCCGAGCGGCACGACCCCACGCACCACCCGCGCGCGGACGCCGGCCCGATCCTGAAGGTGAACGTCAACAACCGCTACGCCACGGACGGTTCGGGCCGCGCCGTCTTCACCGCCGCCTGTGAGAAGGCCGGTGTGCCCTTCCAGACGTTCGTCTCCAACAACTCCATGCCCTGCGGCACCACCATCGGCCCGATCACCGCCGCCCGCCACGGCATCCGCACCGTCGACATCGGCGTCGCCATCCTCTCCATGCACAGCGCCCGCGAACTGTGCGGCGCGAAGGACCCCTACCTCCTGGCGAACGCTCTGACGGCGTTCCTGGAGGGCTGA
- a CDS encoding carbon-nitrogen family hydrolase: MRASLIQIGIEEDESVDSRRRRVASLVREQAGADLVVLPELWTTGAFAFESFTAEAEPLEGPTYEAMAKAASDAGVWLHAGSIPERDPDGPLYNTSLVFSPSGDLAAAYRKIHRFGFDKGEAVLMGAGSELVTLRLPETTIGIATCYDLRFPELFRGLVDTGAEMFVLSAGWPERRRSHWTLLSQARAIENQAYVLACGTAGTHAGVPQAGHSIVVDPWGEVLAEAGSDEEVLTVDLDPAKVATTRELFPALKDRLLGLEPPRR, encoded by the coding sequence GTGCGCGCCTCGCTCATTCAGATCGGTATAGAAGAGGACGAATCGGTTGATTCGCGCCGTCGGCGTGTGGCCTCGCTGGTGCGGGAGCAGGCCGGTGCCGATCTCGTGGTCCTCCCGGAGCTGTGGACCACCGGCGCGTTCGCGTTCGAGTCCTTCACGGCCGAGGCCGAGCCGCTGGAAGGTCCGACCTACGAGGCGATGGCCAAGGCGGCGAGCGACGCGGGCGTCTGGCTGCACGCGGGCTCGATCCCGGAGCGTGACCCGGACGGCCCCCTTTACAACACCTCCCTCGTCTTCTCACCTTCCGGTGACCTCGCCGCCGCCTACCGCAAGATCCACCGCTTCGGCTTCGACAAGGGTGAGGCGGTGCTGATGGGCGCCGGCTCGGAACTGGTGACGCTCCGTCTTCCCGAGACGACCATCGGCATCGCCACCTGCTACGACCTCCGCTTCCCCGAGCTGTTCCGGGGGCTCGTCGACACGGGCGCCGAGATGTTCGTGCTGTCGGCGGGATGGCCGGAGCGGCGGCGGTCGCACTGGACACTGCTGTCGCAGGCCCGGGCGATCGAGAACCAGGCGTACGTCCTCGCCTGCGGAACGGCCGGTACACACGCGGGGGTTCCCCAGGCCGGTCACTCGATCGTGGTCGATCCCTGGGGCGAGGTGCTCGCGGAGGCGGGCTCCGACGAGGAGGTCCTCACGGTCGACCTCGACCCGGCGAAGGTGGCCACGACCCGGGAGCTGTTCCCCGCGCTCAAGGACCGACTGCTGGGGCTGGAGCCGCCGCGCCGCTGA
- a CDS encoding MFS transporter has translation MSRPAPSSSAGLPGDPPGGRRALAVWGVGVCVYFVAVIFRTSLGVAGLDAADRFHVGASALSTFSILQLLVYAGMQIPVGLLVDRLGTKKVLTLGILLFTAGQIGFALSPSYGTALASRALLGCGDAMTFISVLRLGSRWFPARRGPMIAQFAGLAGMAGNLVSTLLLARLLHGVGWTAAFAGSSVAGLVVLVLTLLFLKDHPEGHEPQPFPHRGAAYVRRQIAASWREPGTRLGLWVHFTTQFPAMVFLLLWGLPFLVQAQGLSRGTAGELLTLVVLSNMVFGLVYGQIVARHHAARLPLALGTVLGTATVWAATLLYPGDHAPMWLLVVLCAVLGACGPASMLGFDFARPANPPERQGTASGITNMGGFVASMTTLLAVGVLLDMTGDDYRIAFSAVFVLQALGLSQILRLRGRAARRELERLVASRVETVHVPV, from the coding sequence GTGAGCCGCCCCGCCCCGTCCTCGTCCGCCGGTCTGCCCGGTGACCCGCCCGGTGGCCGCCGCGCCCTCGCCGTCTGGGGTGTGGGCGTCTGCGTCTACTTCGTCGCCGTCATCTTCCGTACGTCGCTGGGCGTGGCCGGTCTCGACGCCGCCGACCGCTTCCACGTGGGTGCCTCCGCCCTGTCGACCTTCTCGATACTCCAGCTGCTGGTCTACGCGGGCATGCAGATACCCGTCGGTCTGCTGGTCGACCGGCTCGGCACCAAGAAGGTGCTGACCCTGGGCATCCTGCTGTTCACGGCCGGCCAGATCGGGTTCGCGCTGTCGCCGTCGTACGGCACGGCGCTGGCCTCGCGGGCGCTGCTGGGCTGCGGTGACGCGATGACGTTCATCAGTGTGCTGCGGCTGGGGAGCCGCTGGTTCCCGGCCCGGCGCGGGCCGATGATCGCGCAGTTCGCGGGGCTCGCCGGCATGGCGGGCAACCTGGTCTCGACGCTGCTGCTGGCCCGGCTGCTGCACGGCGTGGGCTGGACGGCGGCGTTCGCGGGCAGCTCGGTCGCCGGGCTCGTCGTCCTGGTCCTCACCCTGCTGTTCCTGAAGGACCACCCCGAGGGGCACGAGCCGCAGCCGTTCCCGCACCGGGGGGCCGCGTACGTCCGGCGCCAGATCGCGGCGTCCTGGCGGGAGCCCGGCACCCGGCTCGGGCTGTGGGTGCACTTCACCACCCAGTTCCCGGCGATGGTGTTCCTGCTGCTGTGGGGGCTGCCGTTCCTGGTCCAGGCGCAGGGGCTGAGCCGGGGCACCGCGGGTGAACTGCTCACCCTCGTCGTCCTCTCCAACATGGTCTTCGGACTGGTGTACGGCCAGATCGTCGCCCGGCACCACGCGGCGCGGCTTCCGCTGGCGCTCGGCACGGTCCTGGGGACGGCGACGGTCTGGGCGGCCACGCTCCTGTACCCCGGCGACCACGCGCCGATGTGGCTCCTGGTCGTCCTGTGCGCGGTCCTCGGCGCCTGCGGCCCGGCCTCGATGCTCGGCTTCGACTTCGCCCGCCCGGCGAACCCGCCGGAGCGTCAGGGCACCGCCTCCGGAATCACCAACATGGGTGGTTTCGTCGCCTCCATGACGACTCTGCTCGCGGTCGGCGTCCTCCTGGACATGACCGGCGACGACTACCGCATCGCCTTCTCCGCCGTCTTCGTCCTTCAGGCGCTGGGCCTCAGCCAGATCCTCCGCCTACGGGGCCGCGCGGCCCGCCGCGAGCTGGAACGGCTGGTGGCGAGCCGGGTGGAGACCGTGCACGTACCGGTGTAG